From a single Brassica napus cultivar Da-Ae chromosome C9, Da-Ae, whole genome shotgun sequence genomic region:
- the LOC106433109 gene encoding 3-ketoacyl-CoA synthase 19, translating into MELFSLPSLFLVSTLFIFYISKYVLNKRNQRNCFMLHYECYKGQDERKLDTETCAKIVQRNENLGLEEYRFLLRTMVSSGIGEETYGPRNVLEGREASPTLLDAHSEMDEIMFDTLDKLFHKTKGLVSPSDIDILVVNVSLFAPSPSLTSRVINRYKLREDIKSFNLSGLGCSASVISIDIVQRIFETRENSFALVVSTETMGPHWYCGKDRSMMLSNCLFRAGGSSVLLTNAPRFKNRALMKLVTAVRAHVGSEDEAYSCCIQMEDKDGHPGFLLTKYLQKAAARALTLNLKVLLPRVLPLKELIRYAIVRAFKGITTTKGESRSSGLGLDLKTGLDHFCIHPGGRAIIEGVGKSLGLTEFDIEPARMALHRFGNTSSGGLWYVLGYMEAKKRLKKGDKILMMSMGAGFESNNCVWKVLKNLDDKNVWEDSIDRYPETSKIPNPFLEKYDWINDDTMSFVRV; encoded by the coding sequence ATGGAGCTCTTTTCACTCCCTTCTCTGTTCCTTGTCTCAACTCTATTCATATTCTACATCTCCAAGTACGTTCTCAACAAAAGAAACCAAAGAAACTGTTTCATGCTTCACTACGAGTGCTACAAGGGCCAAGACGAGAGAAAACTCGACACCGAGACTTGTGCCAAGATCGTCCAACGCAACGAGAACTTGGGTCTCGAAGAGTACAGGTTTCTCCTTCGCACAATGGTTAGTTCCGGTATAGGAGAAGAAACGTACGGCCCAAGAAACGTCCTTGAAGGTAGAGAAGCCTCTCCTACACTCCTCGATGCTCACTCCGAGATGGACGAGATCATGTTCGACACCCTCGACAAGCTTTTCCACAAGACAAAGGGTTTAGTCTCTCCTTCAGACATAGACATTCTCGTCGTCAACGTCTCTCTCTTCGCTCCATCTCCTTCTCTAACCTCGAGAGTCATCAATAGATACAAGCTGCGTGAAGACATCAAATCCTTCAACCTCTCGGGTCTAGGGTGTAGCGCGAGCGTTATATCGATAGATATAGTGCAACGGATCTTCGAGACTCGTGAGAACTCGTTTGCGCTTGTGGTTAGCACCGAGACGATGGGTCCTCATTGGTATTGCGGTAAAGATAGGTCGATGATGCTATCAAACTGTCTCTTCCGTGCTGGAGGAAGCTCTGTCCTCTTAACCAACGCACCACGGTTCAAGAACCGGGCCTTGATGAAGCTAGTGACTGCCGTCCGAGCCCACGTGGGCTCGGAAGACGAGGCCTACTCGTGCTGCATACAAATGGAAGACAAAGATGGGCACCCAGGGTTTCTCTTAACCAAGTACCTTCAAAAAGCAGCTGCTCGagccctaaccctaaacctaaaagtCCTCCTCCCTAGAGTCTTGCCACTCAAGGAACTCATCCGGTATGCGATAGTCCGCGCTTTTAAAGGAATAACCACCACAAAAGGAGAGTCCAGAAGCTCGGGACTAGGTCTAGACCTGAAAACAGGTCTAGACCATTTTTGTATTCACCCCGGAGGAAGAGCGATTATAGAAGGTGTCGGGAAAAGCTTGGGGCTCACGGAATTCGATATCGAGCCAGCCAGAATGGCGCTTCATAGGTTTGGGAATACATCTTCTGGTGGTTTATGGTACGTTCTTGGTTACATGGAAGCTAAGAAGAGGTTGAAGAAAGGTGACAAGATATTAATGATGAGTATGGGAGCTGGATTCGAGTCTAACAACTGTGTTTGGAAGGTTCTTAAGAATCTTGATGATAAGAATGTTTGGGAAGAttctatcgatcgatatcctgAAACTTCGAAGATTCCTAATCCGTTCTTGGAGAAATATGATTGGATCAATGATGATACCATGAGCTTTGTTCGTGTTTGA
- the LOC106433130 gene encoding 3-phosphoinositide-dependent protein kinase 1, translated as MEKEFDSKLVLQGNGNGGSVSRSKSFSFKAPQESFTIQDFQLGKIYGVGSYSKVVRAKKKESGTVYALKIMDKKFITKENKTAYVKLERIVLDQLDHPGIIKLFFTFQDSFSLYMALESCEGGELFDQITRKGRLSEEEARFYSAQVVDALEYIHSMGLIHRDIKPENLLLTSDGHIKIADFGSVKPMQDSRITVLPNAASDDKACTFVGTAAYVPPEVLNSSPATFGNDLWALGCTIYQMLSGTSPFKDASEWLIFQRIIARDIKFPSHFSDAARDLIDRLLDTDPSRRPGAGSEGYAALKRHPFFMGVDWKNLRSQTPPKLAPDPASQTASPEREDAHGSSPWNPTHIGDSSAAHNDGHSAPSTPSESSSGSITRLASIDSFDSRWQQFLEPGESVLMISAVKKLQKITSKKVQLILTNKPKLIYVDPSKLVVKGNIIWSDNSNDLNVVVTSPSHFKICTPKKVLSFEDVKQRALVWKKAIETLQNR; from the exons ATGGAGAAGGAATTCGATTCAAAGCTTGTCCTTCAAGGCAATGGCAATGGCGGAAGTGTCTCCAGAAGCAAGAGCTTCTCCTTCAAAGCTCCCCAAGAGAGTTTCACCATCCAGGACTTCCAGCTCGGCAAGATCTACGGCGTTGGCTCTTACTCTAAG gttgTTAgggcaaagaagaaggaaagtgGAACTGTGTATGCGTTAAAGATTATGGACAAAAAATTCATCACCAAGGAGAACAAAACAGCTTATGTGAAACTCGAGAGGATTGTTCTTGATCAGCTTGATCATCCTGGGATCATCAAACTCTTCTTCACTTTTCAAGACTCCTTCTCACTTT ATATGGCACTTGAATCTTGCGAGGGTGGCGAGCTTTTCGACCAAATTACTAGA AAAGGTAGGCTATCTGAGGAAGAAGCTCGGTTCTACAGTGCACAAGTTGTGGATGCTCTTGAGTATATACATAGTATGGGACTCATACATCGTGATATCAAG CCGGAGAATCTGTTGCTGACTTCAGATGGGCACATCAAGATTGCGGATTTTGGAAGTGTGAAGCCGATGCAAGATAGCAGGATCACTGTGCTTCCTAATGCTGCTTCTG ACGATAAGGCGTGCACTTTTGTCGGAACTGCTGCTTATGTTCCTCCGGAGGTTCTCAACTCATCTCCAGCAACTTTTGG AAATGATCTCTGGGCTCTGGGCTGCACTATCTACCAAATGCTTTCAGGGACTTCTCCATTCAAAGACGCTAGTGAATGGCTGATTTTCCAAAGAATTATAGCCAGAGATATAAAGTTCCCAAGTCATTTCTCAGATGCAGCAAGAGACCTCATTGACCGGTTACTG GATACTGATCCAAGCAGAAGACCAGGTGCTGGGTCAGAAGGTTATGCTGCCCTTAAGAGACATCCTTTCTTTATGGGAGTGGACTGGAAGAATCTAAGGTCTCAGACTCCTCCAAAACTAGCCCCAGATCCTGCG TCTCAGACAGCATCTCCGGAGAGGGAAGACGCTCATGGTTCTTCTCCATGGAACCCGACTCATATTGGAGATTCTTCAGCTGCACATAACGATGGGCACAGTGCTCCTTCTACACCTTCTGAATCATCATCGGGCTCCATAACACGGCTTGCTTCAATAGACTCTTTTGATTCGAGATG GCAACAGTTTCTGGAGCCGGGAGAATCGGTCCTGATGATATCAGCAGTGAAGAAGCTTCAGAAAATAACGAGCAAGAAGGTGCAGCTAATACTAACCAACAAACCCAAGCTAATCTATGTTGACCCGTCGAAGCTAGTTGTGAAAGGGAACATCATCTGGTCTGATAACTCGAATGACCTCAACGTTGTAGTCACTAGCCCTTCTCATTTCAAGATTTGCACG CCAAAGAAGGTTTTGTCATTTGAAGACGTGAAACAGAGAGCTTTGGTGTGGAAAAAAGCAATCGAGACTCTTCAGAATCGCTGA